The genomic segment CCGCTTTCAATCGCTCTTCAATTTCGAAACAGTGTGGAGATCCGATATCCTCCAACAATATTCCACCAAACCCTTGCTGAATATGTTTAATTGTTTCTACAACTTCATCTGGATCACTCGTGTTAAGCAAGATAGGAATACCACTTATCCCAGCGAATTGATCAAATAACACAGCTTTTCCTTCCATTACAGGCATTCCCGCGACAGGTCCGATATTTCCAAGACCCAGAATCGCTGTGCCATCTGTCACAATTGCGACCGTGTTTGAGATTCCAGTAAAGTATTTCGCCTGTTCCGGATCATTCTTGATAAGTTCACAGACGTTCGCAACGCCTGGTGTATAGACACGTCGCAAATCACCTAAAGAACGAATTTCCATACGGCCTTTCATATGAATCTTGCCGCCTTCATGTGCTTGCAATACATCATCCGTTATAGCGTGGACACTAATTCCGTCGCCGATTTGATTAACCGCTTCAACAATTTGCAACAAGTGCTCTTCACTTGTACATTGAATTGAAATATCACGAATCGTTGATAATGTACCTACTTTTATAGTTTGGATATCACCAATATCTCCATTTAATTGTCCGATAGCTAACGCAACTTTCGCGAAGTTGCCCGGCACTGATGGTGTTTCGATAATTAGATTACGCATAAATTGCACTTGTTCCATTGTATTACCCCCTGATTATACTTGCCAATCCTCATTTTACACGTATAGGACCAGGTCGTAAACATTTTATGACTTCGGTTATAATTAATCGCGAATTCACATATTTCACGCATAATTAAAGGAGGGTTTTCCCATAACAAAACTGTTCCAAGCCGAATTAGAAACTATTTTTTCATTATGAGTCTTTACGTTCTTCGATTGCAAATCGGCTCACAGACGTTTCCAACGCTTCAGAAAGTGTGCATAGCACATTTGCCGTTCCTCTCATCGCTTCAACTTCGAACGATATCCGGTCGTTATCGCCTTCATTTCTGAATCCCCTATTTCTATATTATTATTAATTTCACTTAAAAATTGTAAATAGTGCATAGTTTGTCGAAAAAGAAGCGATTATCATAATTATAGCGCGCTTTATGTAGAATCATAGTTAAATAGAACTATTTTTTCCGAATTACTATTTGAATCATTCTCTAACCATCAAACTATTGAATTTGTTAGACAATTGCTCCTCTTTTCGGTTATAATGAAAGGTGGTGAGTTTTTTACATAATTCTTTCAAGGAGTTGCAGTTTACTTGTCTATACAGAAAAATTTCGTGATTGGGCTTATGCTCTTTGCTTTGTTCCTCGGTGCTGGTAATATTATTTTCCCACCGCTTCTTGGGCAAATGGCAGGGGATGAACTTTTCATTGCGATGATTGGATTCCTAATCACAGGAGTCGGGTTGCCTCTCATTGCAGTTCTAGCAATTGCCAATGCAGGCGGCGGATTAGAAACCATTGCAAGTCGCGTCAATCCTTATTTTGGAGTTATTTTCACGATGATTGTCTATATGGCAATTGGTCCATTTTTCGGCATTCCACGAACAGCTACTGTCTCATATGAAATTGGGGTCGTCCCATTTTTGCCTGATAGCATTTCTGGCTCAAACTGGCCACTTGCGTTGTTTACGATCGTCTTCTTTACTATTAC from the Sporosarcina psychrophila genome contains:
- a CDS encoding NAD-dependent malic enzyme, with amino-acid sequence MEQVQFMRNLIIETPSVPGNFAKVALAIGQLNGDIGDIQTIKVGTLSTIRDISIQCTSEEHLLQIVEAVNQIGDGISVHAITDDVLQAHEGGKIHMKGRMEIRSLGDLRRVYTPGVANVCELIKNDPEQAKYFTGISNTVAIVTDGTAILGLGNIGPVAGMPVMEGKAVLFDQFAGISGIPILLNTSDPDEVVETIKHIQQGFGGILLEDIGSPHCFEIEERLKAELSIPVMHDDQHGTAVVTLASVISACQQTDVLLTEAVVGQIGLGAAGLAISRMLMKYGVKEMRGIDRNEVARQRLADHGGTVIDSLEELMATCDIIVATTGVAGLIKPEMVRKGQIILALSNPNAEITPEDALAAGAAFAADGRLVNNILGFPGIFRGALNAHAKEITYPMLIAAALAIVDSTKPGDLVPHPLDPNVHLNVAAAVERVANNL